In the Chryseobacterium sp. MYb264 genome, one interval contains:
- a CDS encoding acyl-CoA thioesterase, whose translation MAKIKKASESLTVMTNIVLPNDTNQLRNLFGGELLARMDRCASISATRHCERRVVTASVNHVSFDHPIPEGGIVVMESKVSRAFSTSMEVYVDVWLDDPINQKKTHTNSGIYTFVAVDEFNRPIPIPAMEPETVEEQERFAAALRRKELSLILSGRMKPLESVELKKLFQEPGK comes from the coding sequence ATGGCAAAAATAAAGAAAGCGTCAGAATCCTTAACGGTCATGACAAATATTGTACTTCCCAACGATACCAACCAGTTGAGAAACCTTTTTGGGGGAGAATTATTAGCGAGAATGGACAGATGTGCTTCTATTTCGGCAACAAGACATTGTGAAAGAAGAGTGGTAACAGCGTCTGTGAATCACGTTTCATTTGATCATCCTATTCCTGAAGGGGGGATTGTGGTGATGGAATCTAAAGTTTCCAGAGCATTTTCAACTTCAATGGAAGTGTATGTAGATGTTTGGTTGGATGACCCGATCAATCAGAAAAAAACACATACGAATTCTGGAATTTATACTTTCGTGGCAGTTGATGAATTCAACAGACCCATTCCTATTCCAGCAATGGAGCCTGAGACGGTGGAAGAGCAGGAAAGATTTGCCGCAGCATTGAGAAGAAAAGAACTTTCATTAATTCTTTCAGGAAGAATGAAGCCTTTGGAATCTGTGGAACTGAAAAAGCTGTTCCAAGAACCCGGTAAATAA